From one Rhodoferax sp. PAMC 29310 genomic stretch:
- the bktB gene encoding beta-ketothiolase BktB → MSREVVIVSGVRTAIGTYGGSLKDIPPTELAAQVVRESLARAQVDGKDVGHVVFGHVVNTEPKDMYLSRVAAINGGCGEGTPAFNVNRLCGSGLQAIVSASQSILLGDADIAIGGGAENMSRGPYASLSARWGARMGDTKMVDMVVGALHDPFHTIHMGVTAENIAAKWGISREEQDAIAVESHNRAQRATEAGYFKSQIMPVMLKSKKGEVAFETDEHVRSNCAAADMAKLRPAFLKENGTVTAGNASGINDAAAAIVLMEAGTAKARGLKPMARLVAYAHAGVDPKYMGIGPVPATQLALKKAGLSISDLDVIEANEAFAAQACAVTRDLGLDPAKVNPNGSGISLGHPIGATGAVITVKALYELERIGGRYALVTMCIGGGQGIAAIFERSA, encoded by the coding sequence ATGTCACGTGAAGTAGTTATCGTCAGCGGCGTTCGCACAGCCATTGGAACCTATGGCGGAAGTCTGAAAGACATTCCCCCCACCGAACTGGCAGCGCAGGTCGTGCGCGAATCATTGGCCCGCGCTCAAGTGGACGGCAAAGACGTTGGGCACGTGGTGTTTGGCCATGTGGTCAACACGGAACCCAAAGACATGTACCTGTCGCGCGTTGCCGCGATCAACGGCGGCTGTGGCGAGGGAACACCAGCCTTTAACGTCAACCGCCTGTGCGGATCAGGCCTGCAGGCCATCGTGTCCGCCAGCCAGAGTATTTTGCTGGGCGACGCCGACATCGCCATTGGCGGCGGTGCTGAAAACATGAGCCGCGGTCCCTACGCGAGCCTAAGCGCCCGCTGGGGTGCCCGGATGGGTGACACCAAGATGGTTGACATGGTGGTGGGCGCACTGCACGACCCTTTTCACACCATCCACATGGGCGTCACTGCCGAGAATATTGCGGCCAAGTGGGGCATTTCCCGCGAAGAGCAAGACGCCATTGCGGTGGAGAGCCACAACCGTGCCCAGCGTGCCACAGAAGCAGGCTACTTCAAATCCCAAATCATGCCCGTGATGCTCAAAAGCAAAAAGGGTGAGGTCGCATTTGAGACGGACGAGCATGTCCGCTCCAACTGCGCAGCAGCGGACATGGCCAAACTCCGGCCCGCTTTCCTGAAGGAAAACGGCACCGTCACCGCAGGCAACGCCTCGGGCATCAACGATGCGGCAGCTGCCATTGTCCTGATGGAAGCCGGTACAGCCAAGGCCCGCGGCCTGAAACCCATGGCCCGACTGGTAGCTTACGCACATGCTGGCGTCGACCCCAAATACATGGGCATTGGCCCCGTTCCCGCGACGCAACTGGCGCTTAAAAAGGCCGGCCTGTCGATCAGCGACCTGGACGTGATTGAGGCGAATGAAGCTTTTGCGGCTCAAGCGTGCGCTGTGACCCGTGACCTCGGCCTGGACCCTGCCAAGGTCAACCCCAACGGCTCGGGCATTTCCTTGGGCCACCCCATTGGCGCTACGGGGGCGGTGATCACTGTCAAAGCACTGTATGAGTTGGAACGCATTGGTGGCCGCTACGCGCTGGTCACCATGTGCATTGGTGGCGGACAAGGCATTGCTGCCATTTTTGAGCGCTCGGCCTGA